The following proteins are encoded in a genomic region of Dyadobacter sp. UC 10:
- a CDS encoding MCP four helix bundle domain-containing protein, whose product MKWSFVIQRKLRAMVLLGGIMLVVILGTLLSQRNVEGIDQSSASIYNDRLVPATTILYITENLYGKRLTLENHLFNSDAKDARPIAEQLKSYDKSIDSLLRIFEKTYLVAKEEKSLSAFKEQNARYTHLEEEILKQCASGNLETGKQVFAQNGGSKFWEAISSLNELTNIQSDVGKDLMKESKSNMASFGVITSLQIGLAVIIGLMILVLIYDSRVIDKPALKDKSQYFNLN is encoded by the coding sequence ATGAAATGGTCTTTTGTTATCCAGAGAAAGTTGAGGGCGATGGTTTTGCTTGGGGGAATTATGTTAGTCGTAATACTTGGAACACTGCTTTCACAACGAAATGTAGAGGGGATCGATCAATCGTCCGCGTCTATTTACAATGACAGGCTTGTTCCGGCGACTACCATACTATATATCACCGAAAATCTGTACGGAAAGCGGCTTACGCTGGAAAATCACCTGTTTAACAGCGATGCAAAGGACGCCCGTCCGATCGCCGAGCAGCTGAAATCCTACGACAAGAGCATTGATTCGCTTCTTCGCATTTTTGAAAAGACATACCTGGTTGCGAAGGAAGAAAAAAGTTTGTCGGCTTTCAAAGAGCAGAACGCACGATATACGCATTTGGAAGAGGAAATTTTAAAACAATGCGCGTCTGGCAACCTGGAAACGGGGAAGCAGGTCTTCGCTCAAAATGGAGGGTCTAAATTCTGGGAGGCAATTTCAAGCCTCAACGAACTGACGAATATTCAGTCGGATGTAGGAAAGGACCTGATGAAGGAATCGAAAAGCAATATGGCAAGTTTTGGGGTGATTACTTCCCTGCAAATAGGCCTGGCCGTGATTATCGGCTTAATGATCCTGGTATTGATCTACGACTCGCGGGTCATCGATAAACCCGCATTGAAAGATAAAAGTCAGTATTTCAACCTCAACTGA
- a CDS encoding DUF6962 family protein codes for MNDVVIDFSKVHQIQVFGITILEPSTVLSSLAMTAICIYAFFHLNKLGRAHRMYKQIQYFFLFMAIATAIGGVLGHGFLYMTGQRGKIPGWFASMIAVALFERAAIWHIKPLLHKRNGLILGWLNYVELTVFFVLTFITLNFVVVEIHAFYGLFLMLFLIEIYVYKKKKDPGSVNIFIATFLGAVAAGLHALKFSLGPWFNYNDISHIAMAASIWYYYKGARHMTYYGEEMIVPEEVTEEEN; via the coding sequence ATGAATGATGTTGTAATTGATTTTAGCAAAGTCCACCAGATACAAGTATTCGGTATTACAATCCTCGAACCTTCGACTGTGCTGTCCAGCCTTGCAATGACCGCCATCTGCATTTATGCATTTTTTCATCTCAACAAATTGGGCCGGGCACACAGAATGTACAAACAAATCCAATACTTTTTCCTGTTTATGGCGATAGCTACTGCTATTGGCGGGGTTTTGGGGCACGGCTTCCTGTATATGACGGGACAAAGGGGAAAAATCCCGGGCTGGTTTGCCAGTATGATCGCCGTCGCGCTGTTTGAAAGAGCGGCTATCTGGCATATTAAACCCTTGTTACACAAGCGGAACGGGCTTATCCTGGGCTGGCTTAATTACGTTGAACTGACCGTATTCTTTGTGCTGACTTTCATCACGCTCAATTTTGTGGTTGTTGAAATTCATGCATTCTACGGCCTATTCCTGATGCTGTTCCTGATCGAGATTTATGTTTATAAAAAGAAGAAAGATCCCGGAAGCGTAAATATTTTTATTGCTACATTCCTGGGCGCTGTGGCAGCTGGGTTGCATGCACTGAAATTCAGTCTCGGGCCCTGGTTTAACTATAACGATATCAGCCACATCGCAATGGCTGCATCAATATGGTACTACTACAAAGGAGCCCGCCATATGACTTATTATGGAGAAGAAATGATCGTTCCCGAGGAAGTTACCGAAGAAGAAAACTAA
- a CDS encoding peroxiredoxin, protein MSLRLGDIAPDFEANTTQGPINFHEWLGESWGLLFSHPADFTPVCTTELGKTALLKGEFEKRNVKVLAVSVDDLDSHNRWIPDINEVNDTEVNFPIIADEGRKVAQLYDMIHPNASEKATVRSVFVIGPDKKVKLTLTYPASTGRNFNEILRVVDSLQLTANYSVATPADWKDGDDVIVVPAVSTEDAQKKFTKGLNIVKPYLRYTPQPNK, encoded by the coding sequence ATGTCACTTCGACTTGGAGATATTGCCCCAGATTTTGAGGCAAACACTACACAAGGACCAATTAACTTCCATGAATGGTTAGGCGAAAGCTGGGGACTGCTTTTTTCACACCCGGCTGATTTTACACCTGTTTGTACAACAGAGCTTGGTAAAACAGCTCTTCTGAAAGGTGAATTCGAGAAAAGAAATGTAAAAGTACTGGCAGTAAGCGTGGACGATCTTGATTCGCACAACCGCTGGATACCGGATATCAACGAAGTAAATGATACTGAAGTCAACTTTCCGATCATCGCCGATGAAGGCAGGAAGGTAGCGCAGTTGTACGATATGATCCATCCTAATGCAAGCGAGAAAGCAACTGTTCGCTCGGTATTTGTGATCGGACCCGATAAGAAAGTCAAGCTGACGCTGACTTATCCAGCGTCGACAGGCCGTAATTTCAATGAAATCCTTCGCGTTGTTGACTCGCTGCAACTGACAGCCAATTACTCGGTTGCTACTCCTGCCGACTGGAAAGACGGCGACGATGTAATTGTGGTACCCGCGGTGAGTACAGAAGATGCGCAGAAAAAATTTACCAAAGGTTTGAATATCGTGAAGCCTTACCTGCGCTACACGCCTCAGCCGAATAAATAA
- a CDS encoding cysteine desulfurase family protein: MSLRLPVYLDNNATTPMDPRVLEEMLPYFIEKFGNAASRTHSYGWEAEEAVDIAREQIASLIGAHPNEIVFTSGATEAVNLAIKGVLENDPRHQKHVITVCTEHKAVLDSCKHVENGQATVTYLPVRNDGTIELQNVENAITEETILISVMYANNETGVIYPIREIASIARRHNILFMTDATQAVGKIPVNVQDEGIDLLTLSAHKLYGPKGIGALFVRKKSPAVHLTAQIDGGGHERNMRSGTLNVPGIAGFGKACELCMEEMESESERLRKIRDIFESALMELEGVSVNGNMGLRLPHTTNIAFQGIDGEKLIFEAGNDIAFSRSSACTSATLEPSYVLKAMGMSDEAIHTSFRFSFGRFSTEEHALHSVKVLSRIVNAHRSERVF; this comes from the coding sequence ATGTCTCTCAGGCTACCCGTGTATCTGGACAACAATGCTACAACTCCGATGGACCCACGGGTTTTGGAAGAAATGCTCCCTTATTTTATTGAAAAGTTCGGAAATGCAGCCAGCAGAACGCATTCTTACGGGTGGGAAGCCGAGGAAGCCGTGGATATCGCGCGTGAACAGATTGCTTCACTGATAGGTGCTCATCCGAATGAAATTGTATTTACATCGGGCGCCACAGAAGCAGTTAACCTGGCTATAAAAGGTGTGCTGGAAAACGATCCGAGGCATCAAAAGCACGTAATCACGGTCTGTACCGAACACAAGGCAGTGCTCGACTCGTGCAAACATGTAGAAAACGGGCAAGCCACGGTCACCTATCTTCCTGTCAGGAACGATGGTACAATTGAGCTGCAAAATGTAGAAAATGCAATCACCGAAGAGACGATTCTTATTTCCGTGATGTACGCAAATAATGAAACAGGTGTAATTTATCCGATCCGTGAGATCGCTTCCATTGCAAGAAGACATAACATTTTGTTCATGACCGATGCTACCCAGGCGGTTGGAAAAATCCCGGTAAATGTGCAGGATGAAGGAATCGACCTGCTTACTTTGAGTGCACATAAGTTGTATGGGCCCAAAGGCATCGGCGCACTATTTGTCCGAAAGAAAAGCCCGGCTGTGCATTTGACGGCACAAATCGACGGAGGCGGCCATGAACGGAATATGCGCAGCGGCACGTTGAACGTACCGGGCATTGCCGGATTTGGAAAGGCGTGCGAACTGTGTATGGAAGAAATGGAAAGCGAATCGGAGCGACTTCGGAAAATCAGGGACATATTTGAGTCAGCTTTAATGGAATTGGAAGGTGTCAGCGTTAATGGCAATATGGGATTGCGGCTGCCACATACTACCAATATTGCATTTCAGGGCATAGACGGGGAAAAACTGATTTTCGAAGCGGGCAATGATATCGCTTTTTCGCGAAGCTCAGCCTGTACGTCCGCAACACTCGAACCAAGTTATGTATTGAAAGCAATGGGAATGTCGGACGAAGCAATTCACACATCTTTCCGGTTCAGTTTCGGCCGGTTTTCAACGGAAGAACACGCTTTGCACAGTGTTAAAGTGTTATCGAGAATTGTAAATGCACATCGCAGTGAAAGAGTTTTTTGA
- a CDS encoding XdhC family protein, which produces MKEFFEITKAYQQAIADGKRMALATVVHVEGSSYRRPGARMLVTDDGQLTGAISGGCLEGDALRKALLAISQQKNKLVTYDTTDESDTTLGVQLGCNGIVHILFEPIDAAQPDNPVELLKKVLLKRQNAVVITLFSLLSRTEKQPGTCFLHLQHDNIVVNKCHDLFNSAALLEESTVAYQLSDSFFKVFGADKRKLTGFIEYFNTPPSLVIAGAGNDTIPLVEMAAILGWEVTVVDGRVSHATKARFPKATNVIVTKAEEVVNHVQIDNRTFFLLMTHNYNYDLALLKGLILKDQFRYIGALGPKKKLERMYGELSAEGIVITDSHKSKIYGPVGMDIGAETSEEIALSVLAEIKAVLNDKSGKSLREKTEPIHNRARKPVEYSRDEKEEFLCAVQTVIS; this is translated from the coding sequence GTGAAAGAGTTTTTTGAAATAACCAAAGCATATCAGCAGGCAATAGCGGACGGCAAAAGAATGGCCCTGGCAACAGTCGTGCACGTAGAAGGCTCCTCATACCGGCGGCCAGGCGCGCGCATGCTGGTAACCGACGACGGACAGCTGACTGGCGCGATCAGTGGCGGCTGCCTGGAAGGTGACGCACTACGCAAGGCTTTGCTGGCCATTTCCCAGCAAAAAAACAAACTGGTAACCTACGACACCACCGATGAGAGTGATACGACGCTGGGCGTTCAGCTGGGTTGCAATGGAATCGTGCACATTCTTTTCGAACCTATCGATGCCGCACAGCCTGACAATCCGGTTGAGTTGCTGAAAAAGGTTTTACTTAAACGGCAGAATGCGGTAGTCATAACCTTGTTTTCCTTGCTTTCAAGAACGGAAAAACAGCCGGGCACCTGCTTCTTACACTTACAGCATGATAACATTGTGGTAAACAAATGCCATGATCTTTTCAATAGTGCCGCATTGCTCGAGGAATCGACGGTAGCTTACCAGCTCAGTGATTCATTCTTTAAAGTTTTCGGTGCCGACAAACGAAAGCTGACCGGTTTTATCGAATACTTCAATACCCCGCCTTCGCTGGTTATCGCCGGTGCGGGAAACGATACCATTCCATTGGTAGAGATGGCCGCCATTCTTGGCTGGGAAGTAACAGTTGTCGACGGCAGGGTCAGCCATGCTACGAAGGCGCGTTTTCCCAAAGCAACAAATGTGATCGTCACCAAAGCCGAAGAGGTAGTTAACCACGTTCAAATCGACAACAGAACCTTTTTTCTGTTGATGACCCACAATTACAATTACGATCTTGCACTTTTGAAGGGCCTTATTTTGAAGGACCAATTCCGCTACATAGGCGCACTAGGCCCGAAAAAGAAACTGGAAAGAATGTATGGCGAACTCTCAGCGGAAGGCATTGTTATCACGGATTCGCATAAATCAAAAATTTACGGTCCTGTGGGAATGGATATTGGCGCTGAAACCTCAGAGGAAATAGCATTGTCGGTTCTCGCCGAAATCAAGGCTGTTTTGAATGATAAGTCGGGAAAATCTTTGAGAGAAAAAACGGAACCTATCCACAATCGCGCCAGAAAGCCGGTTGAATATTCGAGAGACGAAAAAGAAGAATTTCTCTGTGCGGTCCAAACAGTTATATCTTAA
- a CDS encoding nucleotidyltransferase family protein: METRQSSIGIIILAAGNSSRLGEPKQLLLFQHKTLLRHIAEIAVEIADQKVIVVTGSSAALIENEVSKLPCQTVFNGHWLDGMASSIVKGITALNESYPDISGCIIAVSDQPFVTAEIFQNLIAEANTGTAIAASSYGDTLGTPVFFSKSYFDQLLQLKGSEGAKKLILAHQSNVRTVPFPLGTVDIDTQEDYKNLLKDS; this comes from the coding sequence ATGGAAACGCGCCAATCCAGTATCGGGATCATTATCCTGGCTGCCGGCAATTCTTCCCGCCTTGGCGAGCCCAAACAATTGTTGTTATTTCAACACAAAACCCTGCTTAGGCATATTGCGGAAATTGCGGTGGAGATTGCAGATCAAAAAGTGATCGTGGTGACAGGTTCCTCGGCCGCTTTGATAGAAAATGAAGTAAGCAAACTTCCCTGCCAAACTGTATTCAATGGGCATTGGCTGGATGGAATGGCTTCGTCCATTGTAAAAGGAATTACTGCATTAAACGAAAGTTATCCCGATATCTCAGGCTGCATTATCGCAGTCAGCGACCAGCCATTTGTTACTGCTGAAATATTTCAAAATCTTATCGCAGAAGCAAATACAGGCACAGCGATCGCAGCCTCTTCTTATGGAGATACCCTCGGCACGCCCGTATTCTTTTCAAAATCTTACTTTGACCAGCTGCTCCAACTCAAAGGCAGCGAAGGCGCTAAAAAGCTGATCCTCGCTCACCAGTCTAATGTTCGAACAGTACCTTTTCCCCTGGGCACTGTCGATATCGACACGCAGGAAGATTACAAGAACCTACTGAAAGACAGCTGA
- a CDS encoding ABC transporter ATP-binding protein, with the protein MIHLDRVSFGYSKQKMLFENLSMELLPGHIYGLLGKNGAGKSSLLRNMVGLLFPLDGKIKVAGHEPRKRLPAFLQDVFFIPEEIYLPSVTIDKYLQMLAPFYPKFDEHQFREHISEMDLPKSNKLTGMSFGQKKKFLIAFALATNTRVLIMDEPTNGLDIPSKSQFRKLVSCGLNKDRLILISTHQVRDLDNLIDSIIILEDSRILLKHSLDVVTERLCFGTLSNVAYDDRVIYSEPSIRGYKAVFENSEQEESRVDLEQLFNAVMENPDRIQKIFNY; encoded by the coding sequence ATGATCCACCTTGACCGTGTGTCTTTTGGTTATAGTAAACAAAAAATGCTTTTTGAAAACCTGAGCATGGAGCTCCTGCCCGGGCACATTTATGGCTTGCTCGGCAAAAACGGGGCAGGTAAATCAAGTCTGCTGCGCAACATGGTTGGCTTGCTTTTTCCTTTGGATGGTAAGATCAAAGTAGCCGGACATGAGCCACGGAAACGGCTTCCAGCGTTCTTACAGGATGTTTTTTTTATTCCGGAGGAAATTTATCTGCCTTCTGTGACCATTGATAAATACCTGCAGATGCTCGCGCCATTTTATCCGAAATTCGATGAGCACCAGTTTCGCGAACACATTTCAGAAATGGACCTGCCCAAAAGCAACAAGCTTACCGGCATGTCTTTTGGCCAGAAGAAAAAGTTTCTGATCGCATTTGCGTTAGCGACAAATACCCGCGTACTGATCATGGACGAACCTACCAACGGACTGGATATTCCTTCTAAAAGCCAGTTCCGGAAACTTGTTTCCTGTGGTTTGAACAAAGACCGCCTGATCCTGATTTCTACACACCAGGTTCGCGACCTTGACAATCTGATCGATTCCATTATCATTCTCGAAGACAGCAGGATACTGCTGAAACACAGCCTGGACGTGGTTACGGAGCGGCTTTGTTTTGGCACACTTTCCAATGTTGCCTACGACGACCGGGTGATTTATTCGGAACCTTCCATACGTGGGTACAAAGCAGTTTTTGAAAATTCCGAGCAGGAAGAAAGTCGGGTAGATCTGGAACAACTGTTCAATGCGGTGATGGAAAATCCGGACCGCATTCAGAAAATATTCAACTATTAG
- a CDS encoding GntR family transcriptional regulator, translating to MEFKDKQAIYLQIADYLCEHILLGKWPPGERIPSVRDLAGMLEVNPNTVMRTYDFLQNKEIIYNKRGIGYSADENALSKILSYRKERFLEIEMPEVFRTLHILNISMEELGVRYDKFIAENFPAIK from the coding sequence ATGGAATTTAAAGATAAACAGGCCATATACCTGCAAATAGCCGATTACCTGTGTGAGCATATCCTGCTAGGCAAGTGGCCGCCCGGCGAGCGTATTCCTTCCGTCCGGGACCTGGCGGGTATGCTGGAAGTGAATCCGAATACTGTCATGCGTACCTATGATTTTCTCCAGAACAAAGAGATTATTTATAACAAAAGGGGCATCGGATATTCAGCGGACGAAAATGCACTTTCCAAAATTCTCAGTTACCGGAAAGAACGCTTTCTAGAAATTGAAATGCCCGAGGTATTTCGCACACTTCACATCCTGAATATCAGTATGGAAGAGCTCGGCGTGCGATACGATAAATTCATTGCTGAAAACTTTCCCGCCATCAAATAG
- a CDS encoding prohibitin family protein, whose amino-acid sequence MRRNIIIGLVGFILLTIVITVQPFTFENIDAGNVGIRINLYGTDKGVDNITLVTGRVWYNAWTTKIIEFPTYTQSVDYDSFVITTKDAAEFKVDPKLNYHINPDKVPQIYRQYRRPLGEIQQGFMKNTIYDAYRIVANSFTSDSVMSNREVFEDRVQNVLTKTLGKDGFIYDQLTSAITPPPSLRQMIDEKNTSIQARLKAENMAKQAEAEAKVIIARAEGQAKATLIKARAEAEANQLRQKTLTPLLIQQEWVAKWNGVLPTTNAGGAASLMLGIK is encoded by the coding sequence ATGAGGAGAAACATTATTATCGGTCTGGTAGGCTTTATACTTTTAACGATCGTTATCACCGTACAGCCCTTCACTTTTGAGAATATAGATGCAGGAAATGTGGGTATTCGGATCAATTTGTACGGTACTGACAAAGGAGTGGATAATATTACGCTGGTAACCGGCCGTGTATGGTACAATGCCTGGACAACGAAGATCATTGAATTTCCAACTTACACCCAGAGTGTAGATTATGATTCATTTGTAATCACAACCAAAGATGCCGCGGAGTTTAAGGTTGACCCGAAACTCAATTATCATATTAACCCGGACAAAGTCCCGCAGATCTACCGCCAATACAGACGACCGTTAGGCGAAATTCAGCAGGGATTTATGAAGAATACCATTTATGATGCTTACCGGATCGTTGCCAACTCGTTTACGTCGGATAGTGTGATGTCAAATCGGGAAGTATTTGAAGACCGGGTTCAGAATGTTTTAACCAAAACACTGGGAAAGGACGGTTTCATTTATGACCAGCTGACTTCGGCCATTACGCCGCCACCTTCATTGAGACAAATGATCGATGAAAAGAACACTTCAATCCAGGCAAGATTAAAGGCCGAAAATATGGCGAAACAGGCGGAAGCGGAAGCAAAAGTGATTATCGCGCGCGCCGAAGGTCAGGCAAAGGCTACATTGATCAAAGCAAGAGCAGAAGCGGAAGCCAACCAGCTCCGTCAGAAAACGCTGACACCATTGTTGATACAGCAGGAATGGGTGGCAAAATGGAACGGCGTATTGCCCACCACCAATGCAGGTGGCGCCGCCAGTCTAATGCTGGGGATAAAATAA
- the pgl gene encoding 6-phosphogluconolactonase, whose product MEIHIEKDARQLSENLAAWLADYIQEVVAKKGQFTFVLSGGSTPKQLYSLLAESPYRESIPWEDVIFFWGDERAVPFEDSRNNAKMCYDELLDKVPVNQDNIFVMRTDIDPQDAAEEYDRILRKQFDGQEQTFDFVLLGMGDDGHTLSLFPGTEVVHEQDRWATSFFLPAQDMYRITLTAPVVNQSACVAFLAVGNGKAETLKHVLEGELNVDKYPSQIIQPLKGQLHWFIDEAAAALLTK is encoded by the coding sequence ATGGAAATACACATTGAAAAAGATGCCAGGCAACTCAGCGAAAACCTCGCGGCCTGGCTGGCGGATTATATTCAGGAAGTAGTTGCTAAGAAAGGACAGTTTACATTTGTGTTGTCAGGCGGCAGCACACCTAAGCAGCTGTATTCCCTGCTCGCTGAATCGCCCTACCGGGAGTCAATTCCCTGGGAGGATGTGATTTTCTTCTGGGGCGACGAGCGCGCGGTTCCTTTTGAAGATTCGAGAAACAATGCGAAAATGTGTTACGATGAATTGCTCGATAAAGTGCCTGTGAATCAGGATAATATCTTTGTAATGCGCACAGATATTGATCCTCAGGATGCAGCAGAGGAATATGACCGTATTCTGAGGAAGCAATTCGACGGACAAGAGCAGACCTTCGATTTCGTGTTGCTGGGCATGGGTGACGACGGGCATACACTGTCGCTGTTTCCCGGCACCGAAGTAGTGCACGAGCAGGATCGATGGGCCACTTCTTTTTTCCTGCCTGCGCAGGATATGTACCGGATCACGCTCACAGCGCCGGTAGTGAACCAGTCGGCTTGTGTGGCTTTTTTAGCAGTAGGAAACGGGAAAGCAGAAACATTGAAACATGTATTGGAGGGTGAGCTAAATGTCGACAAGTATCCTTCCCAGATCATCCAGCCGTTGAAAGGCCAGCTTCATTGGTTTATAGACGAGGCCGCAGCCGCCTTGCTGACGAAATAA
- the zwf gene encoding glucose-6-phosphate dehydrogenase, with protein sequence MQSNKRPPASVLFIFGGSGDLNYRKLTPALYNLFLDDWMPDQFAIAGIGRSPYTNDAYHEHLLDGVTKFSRRRGKQNGHWAEFTQHVSYLQMDGDDAAAYHKITDLVKQKEEEWGVHPNVIFYLAVAPQLVPSIAQKLGALKICSDKSTTRIVVEKPFGHDLESAHKLNILLSEMFAEEQIFRIDHYLGKETVQNILALRFANEIFEPIWNRNYIDHIQITAAESVGLEGRGGYFENAGALRDMVQNHILQILCMIAMEPPVSFDANEIRNKKVDVLNAIRRISKDQVHDFAVRGQYSGGWKKGAKVVGYREEQGVDPQSSIDTFAAAKFYIDNWRWQGVPFYVRTGKYLNQKATHITLQFKPAPHYAFPKEAAETWRSNRLTISIQPNMDISIRFQAKRPGQTMTLDPVDMTFDYDAVAGEHAPEAYETLLLDVMEGDATLFMRNDQVDAAWKVIMPILETWESRKPQDFPNYAPDSWGPDEADALIARDGHTWINLPPAP encoded by the coding sequence ATGCAAAGCAATAAACGTCCTCCTGCCTCAGTCCTTTTTATATTTGGCGGAAGCGGGGACTTGAATTACAGGAAGTTAACTCCGGCACTCTACAATTTATTTTTAGATGATTGGATGCCCGACCAGTTTGCCATTGCCGGGATCGGAAGAAGTCCGTATACAAACGATGCTTACCACGAGCATTTACTGGATGGTGTAACAAAATTCTCAAGGAGAAGAGGCAAGCAAAATGGTCACTGGGCTGAATTTACCCAGCATGTATCCTATCTCCAGATGGATGGTGATGATGCGGCAGCATACCACAAGATCACTGATCTCGTCAAACAAAAAGAGGAAGAATGGGGCGTACACCCCAACGTCATATTTTATCTGGCAGTGGCTCCTCAGCTGGTACCTTCAATTGCTCAAAAGTTGGGCGCATTGAAAATCTGCTCTGATAAAAGTACAACGCGCATTGTGGTTGAAAAGCCTTTCGGACACGATCTGGAAAGTGCGCACAAGCTGAATATCCTGCTTTCTGAAATGTTTGCAGAAGAGCAGATATTTCGGATCGATCATTATCTGGGCAAAGAAACCGTTCAGAATATTCTTGCGCTACGTTTTGCAAACGAAATATTCGAGCCGATCTGGAACCGCAATTACATCGATCATATTCAGATTACTGCCGCTGAAAGTGTAGGCCTCGAAGGGCGGGGAGGATATTTCGAGAATGCAGGTGCATTGAGGGATATGGTACAAAACCACATCCTGCAAATACTCTGTATGATCGCTATGGAGCCGCCGGTTTCTTTCGATGCCAATGAAATTCGCAATAAAAAGGTAGATGTACTGAATGCGATCCGCAGGATTTCGAAGGATCAGGTTCATGATTTTGCTGTGCGTGGACAGTATTCAGGAGGTTGGAAAAAAGGTGCGAAAGTAGTGGGTTACCGGGAGGAACAGGGTGTAGACCCGCAATCCAGCATTGATACTTTTGCTGCTGCAAAGTTTTACATCGATAACTGGCGCTGGCAGGGAGTTCCTTTCTATGTCAGGACCGGGAAATACCTTAATCAGAAAGCCACCCACATTACGCTGCAGTTCAAGCCAGCCCCGCATTATGCGTTTCCGAAAGAAGCTGCCGAAACATGGCGCTCTAACCGTCTGACGATCAGTATTCAGCCTAATATGGATATCAGTATCCGGTTCCAGGCCAAGCGACCAGGGCAAACGATGACGCTCGATCCGGTCGATATGACCTTCGATTACGATGCAGTAGCCGGTGAACATGCGCCGGAAGCTTATGAAACGTTGCTTTTGGATGTAATGGAGGGCGATGCTACGCTTTTCATGCGTAACGATCAGGTGGATGCTGCCTGGAAAGTAATCATGCCGATATTGGAAACCTGGGAATCAAGAAAGCCGCAGGATTTTCCTAACTATGCACCAGATTCCTGGGGTCCCGACGAAGCGGATGCATTGATCGCTCGTGACGGGCACACCTGGATTAACTTGCCGCCGGCGCCTTAA